The Fusarium falciforme chromosome 4, complete sequence genomic interval TCCCTCGCTGGTGACGAGGGGATCCGCTGGTCAATCTGCGCCAATGTTAGCTCAAGGAATGCATCTCCAATGATCAGCCATCACTCACCGTCGTAgtactcgtcgtcgtcgctcagGTCAGCCAGCTGCTCAAAGTTGACCTTGTAGCGGAGAAGGCCGCCAATGCCACCGAAGCCCTTGACGAACTGGTTGCCCTCGGTGGATCGGTCAGAAACGAATTCGAGCGTCGTACCAAAGTCCTTGTAGTGCTCAGCAATCCATTCTAGGAACGAATCCTGAGAGACAATGTCCATCTCCTGGCCAGTCTCCTTGTCGAGGAACTTGTCGCGGCTGgcctgctcctgctgcttGGTGGTGTGGAGGATGATCTCGCTGCCGTTGCTGTCCTTGAGAACCCAGCGGGTGATCTCGAGGTTCTCAAAGACGATGAGAGTCTCGACAGCACCGAGCTCAAGAGCCTTCAGGGTGTCATCAATACCGTAGCAGACCTTGCCGGTGTCCTGGCTAATCTCCTCAAAGTACTTTCcgatgagcttcttctcctggaTGAACTTGACGTTGCCGAGGGTCTCGGACGACAGCTCAATGGCCTGGTTGAAGCCGTTCTCACCACCGTAGGAAACATCGACAaccttgatgaccttggaCTGCAGACGGTTGTCGAACATGTCGGAGGCGTTGAGGTCGTTCTTGAAATCGGCGGAACCAGCGAGGATGATACCAGCGACGTTGACCTTGTCAGCAGTAATGAAGTTCTGGACAGCCAACTCGGC includes:
- a CDS encoding Eukaryotic peptide chain release factor subunit 1: MSDAQANEAEKNIEIWKVKKLIKRLEAARGNGTSMISLIIPPKDQVSRAAKMLAEEYGTASNIKSRVNRQSVLSAITSTQQRLKLYNKVPPNGLVVYCGEILTSEGKERKVNIDFEPFKPINTSLYLCDNKFHTEALAELLESDQKFGFIIMDGNGALFGTLSGNTREVVHKFSVDLPKKHGRGGQSALRFARLREEKRHNYVRKVAELAVQNFITADKVNVAGIILAGSADFKNDLNASDMFDNRLQSKVIKVVDVSYGGENGFNQAIELSSETLGNVKFIQEKKLIGKYFEEISQDTGKVCYGIDDTLKALELGAVETLIVFENLEITRWVLKDSNGSEIILHTTKQQEQASRDKFLDKETGQEMDIVSQDSFLEWIAEHYKDFGTTLEFVSDRSTEGNQFVKGFGGIGGLLRYKVNFEQLADLSDDDEYYDD